The following proteins are encoded in a genomic region of Nerophis lumbriciformis linkage group LG23, RoL_Nlum_v2.1, whole genome shotgun sequence:
- the tmem183a gene encoding transmembrane protein 183A isoform X1: MPKKGNRKRLKFRAGDVCSESVTVADYADADPAVVKSGRVKKSFANAVEKEVKLLCGLEASQGAVEDVLSSAETIKIDGLESIDDLDIEEDGDNDSKMVHKKKNKRRKESSDGKEYPVDIWLVLSSYIRPEDVCRFSLICRNAWMVTCTAVFWTRLYRRHYRVDVDLPFRLQPDCIDKTCRLRARVIRSLFYLYEPFSARASKIPTLPEFTPTTLLNSKCVLFWVIKVTGTRPEGLWEFNFKFLKQGHTKKGRAKSLHMPKQYEDVHANPDSNSYLLQVSTFNFIFTPVVMGMNLSLFTINVSTDHHRVRLVFQDSVALRGKKRVDNGGMQVVLDPVHSVRLMDWWHPRYPLSQ, from the exons TGACTGTAGCTGATTATGCTGATGCTGATCCAGCCGTTGTCAAGTCAGGTCGAGTGAAAAAGTCTTTCGCAAATGCAGTTGAAAAAGAAG TCAAATTGCTCTGCGGCCTGGAAGCATCCCAGGGTGCTGTGGAAGATGTCCTCTCATCTGCGGAAACTATCAAAATAGATGGTTTGGAGAGCATTGATGACTTAGACATCGAGGAAGATGGTGACAATGATTCTAAAATGGTCcacaagaaaaagaacaagaggaGAAAAG AGAGCAGTGATGGGAAGGAGTACCCAGTGGACATCTGGCTGGTGCTTTCTTCTTATATTAGGCCCGAAGATGTGTGCAGATTCTCACTAATCTGTAGAAATGCCTGGATGGTCACATGCACTGCAGTATTTTGGACCAGGCTATACAGAAG ACATTACCGAGTGGATGTTGACCTGCCCTTTCGTCTCCAGCCCGACTGCATTGACAAGACGTGCCGTCTCAGAGCCCGTGTGATTCGCTCGCTTTTTTATTTGTATGAGCCGTTCAGCGCGCGTGCCTCCAAAATCCCAACCCTGCCAGAATTTACACCCACAACCTTGCTCAATTCCAAG TGTGTATTGTTCTGGGTAATAAAAGTGACTGGGACTCGACCGGAAGGATTGTGGGAATTCAACTTCAAGTTTTTAAAACAG GGACACACCAAAAAGGGTCGTGCCAAGTCCCTGCACATGCCCAAACAGTACGAAGACGTCCATGCAAATCCAGACTCGAACAGTTACTTGCTTCAGGTGTCAACATTCAACTTCATCTTCACCCCGGTGGTCATGGGCATGAATCTTTCCCTG TTCACAATCAATGTCAGCACGGACCACCACCGCGTTCGACTGGTGTTTCAGGACTCTGTGGCTCTGAGAGGCAAGAAGAGAGTGGATAATGGTGGGATGCAGGTAGTGTTGGATCCTGTACACAGTGTGAGGCTCATGGATTGGTGGCATCCACGGTACCCTTTGTCGCAGTGA
- the tmem183a gene encoding transmembrane protein 183A isoform X2, whose amino-acid sequence MPKKGNRKRLKFRAGDVCSESVTVADYADADPAVVKSGRVKKSFANAVEKEVKLLCGLEASQGAVEDVLSSAETIKIDGLESIDDLDIEEDGDNDSKMVHKKKNKRRKESSDGKEYPVDIWLVLSSYIRPEDVCRFSLICRNAWMVTCTAVFWTRLYRRHYRVDVDLPFRLQPDCIDKTCRLRARVIRSLFYLYEPFSARASKIPTLPEFTPTTLLNSKCVLFWVIKVTGTRPEGLWEFNFKFLKQQGHTKKGRAKSLHMPKQYEDVHANPDSNSYLLQVSTFNFIFTPVVMGMNLSLFTINVSTDHHRVRLVFQDSVALRGKKRVDNGGMQVVLDPVHSVRLMDWWHPRYPLSQ is encoded by the exons TGACTGTAGCTGATTATGCTGATGCTGATCCAGCCGTTGTCAAGTCAGGTCGAGTGAAAAAGTCTTTCGCAAATGCAGTTGAAAAAGAAG TCAAATTGCTCTGCGGCCTGGAAGCATCCCAGGGTGCTGTGGAAGATGTCCTCTCATCTGCGGAAACTATCAAAATAGATGGTTTGGAGAGCATTGATGACTTAGACATCGAGGAAGATGGTGACAATGATTCTAAAATGGTCcacaagaaaaagaacaagaggaGAAAAG AGAGCAGTGATGGGAAGGAGTACCCAGTGGACATCTGGCTGGTGCTTTCTTCTTATATTAGGCCCGAAGATGTGTGCAGATTCTCACTAATCTGTAGAAATGCCTGGATGGTCACATGCACTGCAGTATTTTGGACCAGGCTATACAGAAG ACATTACCGAGTGGATGTTGACCTGCCCTTTCGTCTCCAGCCCGACTGCATTGACAAGACGTGCCGTCTCAGAGCCCGTGTGATTCGCTCGCTTTTTTATTTGTATGAGCCGTTCAGCGCGCGTGCCTCCAAAATCCCAACCCTGCCAGAATTTACACCCACAACCTTGCTCAATTCCAAG TGTGTATTGTTCTGGGTAATAAAAGTGACTGGGACTCGACCGGAAGGATTGTGGGAATTCAACTTCAAGTTTTTAAAACAG CAGGGACACACCAAAAAGGGTCGTGCCAAGTCCCTGCACATGCCCAAACAGTACGAAGACGTCCATGCAAATCCAGACTCGAACAGTTACTTGCTTCAGGTGTCAACATTCAACTTCATCTTCACCCCGGTGGTCATGGGCATGAATCTTTCCCTG TTCACAATCAATGTCAGCACGGACCACCACCGCGTTCGACTGGTGTTTCAGGACTCTGTGGCTCTGAGAGGCAAGAAGAGAGTGGATAATGGTGGGATGCAGGTAGTGTTGGATCCTGTACACAGTGTGAGGCTCATGGATTGGTGGCATCCACGGTACCCTTTGTCGCAGTGA